In one Corythoichthys intestinalis isolate RoL2023-P3 chromosome 16, ASM3026506v1, whole genome shotgun sequence genomic region, the following are encoded:
- the LOC130931733 gene encoding hemoglobin subunit alpha-1-like: MSLTEKDKAAVRNFWALASKRADLIGSEALSRMIYVYPQTKTYFSHWKDLSLGSAPIKKHGKVVMAGVGDAIGKIDNLTAGLLSLSELHAFTLRVDPSNFKVLGHCILVVMAMLYPGEFTPEVHVSMDKFLAALTLAISDKYR, from the exons ATGAGTCTCACCGAGAAGGACAAAGCCGCAGTCAGGAACTTCTGGGCTCTGGCCTCTAAAAGGGCTGACCTTATCGGGAGCGAAGCTCTGTCCAG GATGATCTACGTATACCCTCAGACCAAGACCTACTTCTCCCACTGGAAGGATTTGAGCCTCGGATCCGCTCCCATCAAGAAGCACGGCAAGGTCGTCATGGCTGGCGTCGGCGATGCCATCGGCAAAATCGACAACTTGACTGCCGGTCTGCTGAGCCTTAGCGAGTTGCACGCCTTCACCTTGAGAGTGGACCCTAGCAATTTCAAG GTTCTGGGCCACTGCATCCTTGTGGTGATGGCCATGCTGTACCCCGGCGAATTCACCCCAGAGGTCCATGTCAGCATGGACAAGTTCCTGGCTGCTCTGACGCTCGCTATTAGTGACAAGTACAGATGA
- the LOC130931732 gene encoding hemoglobin embryonic subunit alpha-like, with the protein MSLTDKDKDTVKAFWALAKAKSDIIGSEALSRMVFVYPQTKTYFSHWKDLSLTSAPVKKHGRVIMAAVGDAVGKIDNLTAGLLNLSELHAFTLRVDPANFKVLSHCILVVMAMTFPQEFTPEVHVSMDKFLAAVTLAVSEKYR; encoded by the exons ATGAGTCTCACCGACAAGGACAAGGACACAGTCAAAGCCTTCTGGGCTTTGGCCAAAGCAAAGTCAGACATTATCGGAAGCGAAGCTCTGTCCAG GATGGTCTTTGTGTACCCTCAAACCAAGACCTATTTCTCCCACTGGAAGGACTTGAGCCTCACCTCCGCTCCGGTCAAGAAGCACGGCAGGGTGATTATGGCCGCTGTGGGCGACGCCGTCGGCAAAATCGACAACTTGACTGCTGGTCTGCTGAACCTCAGCGAGCTGCACGCCTTCACTTTGAGAGTCGATCCTGCCAATTTCAAG GTTCTGAGTCACTGCATCCTCGTGGTGATGGCCATGACATTCCCCCAGGAATTCACCCCAGAGGTCCATGTTTCCATGGATAAATTCTTGGCCGCTGTGACTCTCGCCGTCAGTGAGAAGTACAGATAA
- the hspb9 gene encoding heat shock protein beta-9: MSRHAALSSLFGDDPFFNQGGLLWPLSSLRQDLFNRKAELADSFFKDRSRLLDSALVPSAFLRMSEREDPEEEEPRQQSSPHDDLLVTLDARGYAPGDISVKLEGRNLLVMACKQAGAQEAHSCSSPSSRASFASSAASRVGFKQNIHLSPHLDLSGLSCSLMEDGQLRIHAPVAKKQITEGPDAPIAEERKEAAVEERKEAIVEEQEDAPPLFRTSLEFPVTQEKTEAQHTH; encoded by the exons ATGTCGCGACACGCAGCCCTGAGCAGCCTCTTTGGCGATGACCCCTTCTTCAACCAGGGGGGTCTCCTATGGCCTCTTTCCTCGCTACGCCAGGACCTCTTCAACCGCAAAGCCGAGCTGGCCGACAGTTTCTTCAAGGACAGATCGCGACTCTTGGATTCGGCACTCGTGCCCTCCGCTTTCCTCAG AATGAGCGAGCGAGAGGATCCTGAAGAAGAGGAGCCAAGGCAACAGTCCTCGCCGCACGATGACCTCCTGGTGACATTGGACGCCCGCGGCTACGCTCCTGGCGACATCAGCGTCAAGCTGGAAGGACGCAACCTGCTGGTGATGGCCTGCAAGCAGGCGGGCGCTCAGGAAGCCCACTCCTGCTCCTCTCCCTCCTCCCGAGCCTCCTTCGCCTCCTCGGCCGCCTCGCGGGTGGGCTTCAAGCAGAACATCCACCTTTCGCCTCATCTGGATCTGTCGGGACTCTCCTGCTCCCTCATGGAGGACGGTCAGCTGCGGATCCACGCCCCGGTTGCCAAGAAGCAGATCACGGAGGGGCCTGATGCGCCCATTGCAGAGGAGCGCAAGGAAGCGGCGGTGGAGGAGCGCAAAGAAGCAATCGTAGAGGAGCAAGAAGATGCGCCTCCTCTCTTCAGGACTTCTCTCGAATTCCCCGTCACACAGGAGAAGACCGAGGCCCAGCACACACACTAG